A stretch of Paenibacillus sp. URB8-2 DNA encodes these proteins:
- the gntK gene encoding gluconokinase, with product MTDYMLGIDIGTTSTKAVLFSKKGKVIQIENIGYPLHTPDISTAEQDPEEIYQAVLQAVTNLTKHHPDKKPSFVSFSSAMHSVIVMDEHDQPLTACITWADNRSEAWAHKIKDEFNGHEIYRRTGTPIHPMSPLSKIAWIVNEYPEIAIKAKKYIGIKEFIFKKFFDRYVVDHSLASSMGLMNLQKLAWDEEALEIAGITADQLSELVPTTQIFSNCNPDLAKQIGIDSQTPFVIGASDGVLSNLGVNAIRKGEIAVTIGTSGAIRTIIDKPQTDEKGRIFCYALTEKHWVIGGPVNNGGMVLRWIRDELASSEVETAKRLGLDPYDVLTKIAERVRPGSDGLLFHPYLAGERAPLWNPDVRGSYFGLTLSHKKEHMIRAALEGVIYNLYTVFLALTECLEGSVTRIQATGGFARSEIWRQMMSDIFASEVVVPESYESSCLGACILGLYATGKIDSFEIVSEMVGHSHTHTPKEENTKEYRQLLPIFISLSRLLKDDYSRLANYQRNLTKYN from the coding sequence ATGACTGACTATATGTTAGGAATAGACATCGGTACAACAAGTACCAAAGCAGTATTATTCTCTAAAAAGGGAAAAGTCATCCAAATAGAGAATATTGGTTACCCTCTTCACACACCTGATATTTCGACAGCCGAACAAGATCCTGAAGAGATTTATCAGGCTGTTTTGCAAGCGGTTACAAATTTAACAAAACATCATCCTGATAAAAAGCCATCTTTCGTTTCATTCAGCAGTGCCATGCATAGTGTCATAGTAATGGATGAACATGACCAGCCTCTGACAGCGTGTATCACATGGGCGGATAACCGCAGTGAAGCCTGGGCTCATAAGATAAAAGATGAATTTAATGGACATGAAATCTATAGGCGAACAGGAACCCCCATTCACCCAATGTCACCCTTAAGCAAAATTGCCTGGATTGTCAATGAATATCCTGAAATCGCTATCAAAGCGAAAAAGTATATCGGGATCAAGGAATTTATCTTTAAAAAATTCTTTGATCGGTATGTGGTTGATCATTCCTTGGCTTCAAGCATGGGGCTGATGAATCTCCAAAAGCTCGCTTGGGATGAAGAAGCATTGGAAATTGCCGGCATCACCGCTGACCAGTTATCTGAGCTTGTACCAACAACACAGATATTTAGCAACTGTAATCCAGACCTGGCTAAACAGATTGGCATCGATTCACAAACTCCATTTGTCATCGGCGCCAGTGACGGGGTGCTTTCAAATCTCGGGGTAAATGCCATTCGAAAAGGCGAAATTGCTGTGACCATCGGTACAAGTGGAGCGATCCGAACCATTATTGACAAACCGCAGACAGACGAAAAGGGAAGAATCTTCTGTTATGCTCTAACGGAAAAGCATTGGGTCATTGGCGGACCGGTCAATAATGGCGGTATGGTCCTTCGCTGGATTCGGGATGAGCTTGCTTCATCTGAAGTAGAAACAGCTAAACGACTTGGATTAGATCCGTACGATGTATTGACCAAAATTGCGGAACGTGTAAGACCAGGATCAGATGGACTGCTATTTCATCCATACCTTGCAGGTGAGCGTGCCCCCTTATGGAATCCGGACGTACGCGGCTCATACTTTGGTTTAACCCTTTCACATAAGAAAGAACATATGATTCGAGCAGCCCTGGAAGGAGTGATTTACAATCTTTATACCGTATTCTTAGCTCTAACGGAATGCCTGGAAGGTTCTGTGACCCGGATTCAGGCAACAGGCGGATTTGCCAGATCAGAAATTTGGCGGCAAATGATGTCAGACATCTTCGCATCAGAAGTAGTTGTTCCAGAAAGCTACGAAAGCTCATGTCTTGGCGCATGTATTTTAGGTCTCTATGCCACAGGAAAAATCGACTCGTTTGAAATCGTTTCTGAAATGGTAGGCCATTCACACACACATACACCGAAAGAAGAAAATACGAAAGAATACAGACAGTTGCTGCCGATCTTTATAAGCTTATCCAGACTATTAAAAGATGATTATAGCCGTTTAGCCAACTACCAAAGAAATTTAACAAAATACAACTAA
- a CDS encoding GntP family permease: protein MPLVIVAFGIVALLVLIMGLKLNTFVSLIIVSFGVALALGMPLGEVVKTIETGLGGTLGHLALIFGLGAMLGKLIADSGGAQRIAMTLVDKFGEKNIQWAVVVASFIIGVALFFEVGLVLLIPIVFAISRQLKVSILYLGIPMVAALSVTHGFLPPHPGPTVIAGEYGANIGEVLLYGFIVAIPTVILAGPVFTKIAKKLVPNSFTKSGDIASLGKLKEFKLEETPGFGISVFTALLPVILMSIATIINLLQKTMGFEDTSFLAAIRFIGEAGTSMLISLLVAIYTMGLARKIPIKNVMESCTTAISHIGMMLLIIGGGGAFKQVLINGGVGDYVAELFNGTSLSPILLAWIIAAILRISLGSATVAALTTAGLVLPMLGQTDVNLALVVLATGAGSVIASHVNDAGFWMFKEYFGLSMKETFATWTLLESIISVAGLGFILTLSLFV, encoded by the coding sequence ATGCCCTTAGTTATTGTCGCATTTGGAATTGTTGCATTATTAGTATTAATCATGGGCTTGAAATTGAATACCTTTGTTTCCTTGATCATTGTATCATTTGGTGTTGCTTTAGCCCTTGGAATGCCATTAGGGGAAGTTGTCAAAACGATTGAAACAGGATTAGGCGGGACACTTGGTCACTTAGCGCTAATCTTTGGACTTGGAGCGATGTTAGGTAAGTTGATTGCTGATTCGGGGGGTGCCCAGCGAATTGCCATGACCCTCGTTGATAAATTTGGAGAAAAGAATATTCAGTGGGCGGTCGTTGTCGCATCCTTTATTATTGGTGTCGCGTTATTTTTTGAGGTAGGACTGGTATTATTAATTCCAATCGTGTTTGCGATTTCTAGACAACTAAAAGTTTCTATCTTGTATCTTGGAATTCCGATGGTAGCTGCTTTATCTGTGACTCACGGTTTCTTGCCGCCGCACCCAGGACCAACGGTTATTGCAGGTGAATATGGCGCAAACATTGGTGAAGTATTACTTTACGGTTTCATTGTTGCGATTCCAACGGTGATTTTAGCAGGACCGGTATTCACAAAAATCGCTAAAAAATTGGTACCGAATTCATTTACAAAGTCTGGTGATATTGCTTCTTTAGGGAAACTAAAAGAATTTAAGCTAGAGGAAACACCTGGATTTGGAATTAGTGTATTTACCGCATTACTGCCCGTTATCTTAATGTCAATCGCTACCATTATTAATCTTCTTCAAAAGACAATGGGATTCGAAGATACTAGCTTTCTAGCTGCTATCCGTTTTATTGGTGAAGCTGGTACTTCCATGTTGATATCGTTATTAGTTGCAATCTATACCATGGGATTGGCAAGAAAGATTCCAATCAAAAACGTAATGGAATCTTGTACAACAGCTATCTCACATATCGGAATGATGCTGTTAATCATAGGTGGCGGCGGCGCCTTCAAGCAAGTATTAATCAACGGCGGTGTAGGTGACTATGTAGCCGAATTGTTCAATGGAACATCATTGTCTCCGATCCTGCTTGCCTGGATCATTGCAGCAATTCTACGCATTTCCTTAGGGTCTGCTACCGTTGCCGCTTTAACCACAGCCGGGTTAGTGCTTCCAATGTTAGGGCAAACGGATGTTAACCTTGCACTTGTTGTGCTTGCAACAGGCGCCGGTAGTGTAATTGCCTCTCATGTAAACGATGCTGGTTTCTGGATGTTTAAAGAGTACTTTGGATTAAGCATGAAAGAAACATTTGCAACATGGACTTTGTTGGAGTCGATTATTTCAGTAGCTGGATTAGGATTTATTTTAACATTAAGCTTATTTGTATAA
- a CDS encoding collagen-like protein — MGFFPTPGTGGGFPGGPGVPGGTGFPGGAQGGAQAPTAPPPQFVPQMQAATFAVDPGGIRRCLFRNTYIWLNNGEQFWFYPVFVGRNSIAGFRWFGFFWGYFGIDLNRISSFTCF; from the coding sequence ATGGGATTTTTTCCAACGCCGGGAACCGGCGGAGGGTTTCCAGGCGGACCTGGCGTGCCGGGAGGAACGGGTTTTCCAGGGGGTGCACAGGGAGGCGCTCAAGCACCGACGGCTCCTCCACCGCAATTCGTACCGCAAATGCAGGCCGCCACATTTGCCGTCGACCCCGGCGGGATCAGACGCTGCTTGTTCCGCAACACATACATTTGGCTGAACAACGGCGAGCAATTCTGGTTCTACCCGGTATTCGTCGGGCGTAATTCTATTGCAGGGTTCAGATGGTTCGGTTTCTTCTGGGGATACTTCGGTATTGATTTGAATCGGATTAGCTCGTTTACGTGCTTCTAA
- the rlmH gene encoding 23S rRNA (pseudouridine(1915)-N(3))-methyltransferase RlmH, whose translation MFIQLITVGKLKEKYLVQGIQEYAKRLTPYLKFQMIEVADEKAPDTLSEAEVSGVKAREGERILAHVKEGAHVIALAIDGKLWSSEELAGEIDRLGTYGTSHVVFVIGGSHGLSDAVLSRAQQRLSFGRMTLPHQLMRLVLVEQIYRAVKINRGEPYHK comes from the coding sequence ATGTTCATTCAGCTCATTACGGTCGGAAAATTAAAAGAGAAATACCTGGTGCAGGGCATACAGGAATATGCGAAGCGCCTGACGCCCTACCTCAAGTTCCAGATGATCGAGGTCGCGGATGAAAAAGCGCCCGATACCTTAAGCGAAGCCGAGGTATCGGGCGTAAAGGCGCGCGAGGGCGAGCGCATCCTCGCGCATGTGAAGGAGGGCGCGCATGTCATCGCGCTCGCCATCGACGGCAAGCTCTGGAGCTCGGAGGAGCTTGCCGGGGAGATCGACAGGCTCGGCACCTACGGGACGAGCCATGTCGTGTTCGTCATCGGAGGCAGCCACGGGCTCTCCGATGCGGTTCTGAGCCGCGCGCAGCAGCGGCTCAGCTTCGGGCGCATGACGCTGCCCCATCAGCTCATGCGCCTGGTGCTAGTGGAACAGATTTATCGGGCGGTGAAGATCAATCGGGGGGAACCGTATCATAAGTAG
- a CDS encoding DUF4386 domain-containing protein — MSTPAARAAGISLILMAAAAAFSYGYVHGSLVTEGDPAATFGSLTAAPLQFRAEILGWTLIMVCDIVAAWGLNKVLKPVQPGLSLLGAWLRLSYTAVLGAAVFSLIVVSLLTGSSTGAFSGFTANQLETETMLFLRSFEAVWSVGLIIFGGHLLIVGVLALRTGNVPKIISVLLLLAGAGYIVIHVCRTLWPEAEGIVKGLEWVFMLPMTAGELGFGIWLLFRAPSPRVRGEAAS; from the coding sequence ATGTCGACTCCAGCTGCCCGGGCGGCCGGGATTTCACTCATTTTGATGGCGGCTGCCGCCGCATTCTCGTACGGATATGTACATGGAAGTCTGGTCACGGAGGGAGACCCGGCCGCTACATTTGGCAGCTTAACCGCCGCTCCCCTGCAGTTCAGGGCTGAGATCCTGGGATGGACTCTGATTATGGTCTGTGACATCGTGGCTGCATGGGGATTAAATAAGGTGCTGAAGCCGGTGCAGCCGGGCCTGTCCCTGCTGGGCGCATGGCTGCGCCTGTCCTATACGGCGGTCTTGGGTGCGGCCGTCTTCAGTCTTATCGTCGTTTCACTGCTTACAGGCAGCAGTACCGGGGCATTTTCGGGCTTCACGGCGAATCAGTTGGAGACGGAGACGATGCTGTTTCTGCGGTCTTTTGAAGCGGTATGGTCGGTTGGTTTGATCATTTTTGGCGGGCATCTGCTGATTGTGGGGGTTCTCGCTCTCCGAACAGGGAATGTACCGAAGATCATCAGCGTACTGCTGCTGTTGGCTGGGGCGGGTTATATCGTCATCCATGTGTGCCGCACGCTTTGGCCTGAAGCCGAGGGTATTGTGAAGGGGCTGGAATGGGTGTTTATGCTGCCGATGACCGCCGGGGAACTGGGCTTTGGGATCTGGCTGCTGTTCAGAGCTCCATCTCCTCGCGTTCGCGGTGAAGCCGCTTCTTGA
- a CDS encoding Crp/Fnr family transcriptional regulator, with amino-acid sequence MKHLLLKYMARLTSLSEAEQHAILDEIQVEEYRKGTVLLRQGEITGKCYFVLKGCVRQHAVDETGRDITSNFYTEEQAIAIFNVHKPDKSSDYTLTCLEDSVLVVGRLDAEREMYAKYTQLESMTRRMIEESFGQFQEEFAAFIASSPEERYKTLLLRRPGLIDRVPQHQLASYLGMTPESLSRIKKRLHREREEMEL; translated from the coding sequence ATGAAGCATCTTTTACTAAAATATATGGCCCGGCTGACCTCTTTGAGCGAAGCAGAGCAGCACGCGATTTTGGATGAAATTCAGGTGGAAGAATACAGGAAGGGAACCGTTCTGCTCAGGCAGGGGGAGATTACCGGCAAATGTTATTTTGTCCTGAAGGGGTGCGTACGGCAGCATGCGGTGGATGAGACGGGCCGGGACATAACCTCGAACTTCTACACGGAGGAGCAGGCGATCGCCATCTTTAACGTACATAAGCCGGATAAATCGTCGGATTACACCCTGACCTGTCTGGAGGACTCTGTTTTGGTCGTCGGCCGGCTGGACGCCGAGAGGGAGATGTACGCCAAATACACGCAGCTGGAGTCCATGACGCGCCGGATGATTGAGGAGAGCTTCGGTCAGTTTCAGGAGGAGTTCGCCGCTTTTATCGCTTCTTCCCCCGAAGAGCGTTATAAGACCCTGCTTCTTCGAAGACCCGGACTCATCGACCGTGTCCCTCAGCATCAGCTTGCAAGCTATCTCGGCATGACGCCGGAGTCGCTGAGCCGGATCAAGAAGCGGCTTCACCGCGAACGCGAGGAGATGGAGCTCTGA
- a CDS encoding VOC family protein produces the protein MNLSMNWITLRVRDLEVSLTFYHGILKLPVQRRFESRGRQIAMLGTEGQPKIELIQGSEPGLKLECGVSIGFEVESLDGAMEYLKNLGIPVARGPVAPNPRLRFFYILDPDGFEVQLAEHSD, from the coding sequence ATGAATTTGAGCATGAATTGGATTACACTCCGGGTGCGCGATCTCGAGGTGTCCCTGACCTTCTATCACGGGATCCTCAAACTGCCGGTTCAGCGCAGATTCGAGAGCAGAGGCAGGCAGATTGCCATGCTGGGTACGGAGGGGCAACCGAAGATTGAGCTGATCCAGGGGAGCGAACCGGGGCTTAAGCTGGAATGCGGTGTGTCCATTGGTTTTGAGGTGGAGTCCCTGGATGGGGCAATGGAATATTTGAAGAACTTGGGCATTCCGGTTGCACGTGGACCGGTCGCGCCGAATCCGCGCCTGCGGTTCTTTTATATCCTGGACCCGGACGGCTTTGAGGTGCAGCTGGCGGAGCATAGCGATTAG
- a CDS encoding CxxH/CxxC protein, with product MYVVCKEHLELAIDMFVDEYEDAPDVVDLKDTEFSDWDPPAKCAECEKNAEYLVV from the coding sequence ATGTATGTTGTCTGTAAAGAACATCTGGAGCTGGCCATTGATATGTTTGTCGACGAATACGAGGACGCGCCCGACGTCGTGGATTTGAAGGATACCGAATTCTCGGACTGGGACCCGCCGGCCAAATGCGCGGAATGCGAGAAGAACGCGGAATATCTGGTCGTGTAA
- a CDS encoding amino acid ABC transporter ATP-binding/permease protein produces MKREGWFAPYVSSYFWRFLAIVLLGALTVFSASSLMYTSGFLISKASIPPENILMIYVPIVGVRAFGTSRAVIHYVERLVGHDTILRILSKMRQRLYSILEPQALFLSSRFRTGDILGMLADDIEYLQNVYLRTVFPAVISLILYAAAVIAIGTFDVRFALLVGLYILVLVAVLPLISLLLTQKRQREIKQERNRLYQKLTDAVLGMSDWMISGRQGQFVETYEADERAVARTDAALRRWARIRMFLGQSVVGLGVVSMIWWAGGEFAQGVIPGTLIAAFALVVFPVADAFLPVSEAIEKIPQYRNSLERLAGVAERPQELADGGAPDSGDSGRADWYQSAAGGSDKNSAHLGKGRAVPSEPIGSAAEGLRGGEPGSTNLEQSDADRAAGSDSGRAGSDLSAADGQEGHSAHISLRNASYRYGEAGEWSVRDLTLDIPQGAKIAIIGRSGAGKSTLLKMIQGAIAPTAGSVTISGRAAASYGDRIPSIISVLNQRPHLFDTTVANNIRLGDPEASEEDIAHAGALAKLGDLIASLPAGYDTRVREAGQRFSGGERQRIALARILLQNTPVVLLDEPTVGLDPRTERELLSTIFAAMEGKTLIWVTHHLVGAERMDEVIFMENGRVEMRGTHAELMASKPRYRRLYELDRPGYAAQRASSAN; encoded by the coding sequence TTGAAACGGGAAGGCTGGTTTGCTCCCTATGTGTCGTCCTATTTCTGGCGTTTCCTGGCGATTGTCCTGCTGGGTGCGCTGACCGTGTTCTCGGCTTCATCCCTGATGTATACGTCCGGCTTCCTGATTTCCAAAGCATCCATCCCGCCGGAGAACATCCTGATGATTTATGTTCCGATTGTCGGTGTTCGCGCGTTCGGCACAAGCCGGGCGGTCATTCACTACGTGGAGCGGCTGGTCGGGCATGATACAATTTTGCGGATTTTGTCCAAAATGCGCCAGCGGCTGTACTCCATCCTGGAACCGCAGGCATTGTTCCTGTCCTCGCGCTTCCGCACGGGCGATATTCTCGGCATGCTGGCCGACGATATTGAGTATTTGCAAAATGTATATCTGCGCACCGTATTTCCCGCCGTAATTTCCCTGATTCTTTACGCGGCGGCAGTCATTGCCATCGGTACATTCGATGTGCGTTTCGCGCTGCTGGTCGGCCTGTACATTCTGGTGCTGGTCGCCGTGCTGCCGCTCATTTCGCTGCTGCTGACGCAAAAGCGCCAGCGAGAAATCAAGCAGGAACGGAACCGGCTGTACCAAAAGCTGACGGACGCCGTGCTCGGCATGAGCGACTGGATGATCAGCGGGCGGCAGGGGCAGTTCGTTGAAACGTACGAGGCGGATGAACGGGCGGTTGCCCGTACAGACGCCGCGCTGCGGCGCTGGGCGCGAATCCGCATGTTCCTCGGCCAGTCGGTGGTCGGCCTGGGCGTGGTGTCCATGATCTGGTGGGCCGGGGGCGAGTTTGCGCAGGGAGTGATTCCCGGCACGCTGATTGCCGCCTTCGCGCTGGTGGTCTTTCCGGTTGCGGATGCGTTCCTGCCGGTATCCGAGGCCATCGAGAAAATCCCTCAGTACCGCAATTCGCTGGAACGGCTGGCGGGTGTGGCGGAAAGGCCGCAGGAGTTGGCGGATGGCGGTGCGCCAGACAGTGGTGATTCCGGCCGCGCCGATTGGTATCAGTCTGCCGCCGGAGGCTCGGACAAAAATTCGGCGCATCTGGGCAAAGGGAGAGCCGTTCCAAGTGAGCCGATCGGTTCAGCGGCTGAAGGTTTGCGAGGCGGCGAACCGGGCAGCACTAATTTGGAGCAGTCTGATGCTGACCGTGCAGCTGGGAGCGACTCCGGCCGCGCTGGTTCAGACCTGTCTGCAGCCGATGGCCAAGAAGGTCATTCGGCGCATATATCGCTGCGCAATGCAAGCTACCGTTACGGTGAAGCGGGGGAATGGTCGGTCCGCGATTTGACGCTGGACATCCCCCAAGGCGCAAAAATTGCCATTATCGGCCGCAGCGGTGCAGGCAAATCGACCCTGCTGAAGATGATCCAGGGGGCGATTGCACCGACCGCAGGATCTGTCACGATTAGCGGACGTGCCGCCGCTTCTTACGGAGATCGGATTCCATCAATAATTTCCGTGCTGAACCAGCGTCCGCATCTGTTCGACACAACAGTGGCGAATAATATCCGGCTTGGCGATCCCGAGGCTTCGGAGGAGGACATCGCGCATGCGGGCGCTTTGGCGAAGCTGGGCGACCTGATCGCCTCATTGCCTGCAGGTTACGACACGCGGGTACGCGAAGCAGGCCAGCGCTTCTCCGGCGGTGAACGCCAGCGGATCGCGCTCGCGCGTATCCTGCTGCAGAACACGCCGGTCGTTCTGCTCGACGAGCCCACGGTAGGCCTCGATCCGCGTACCGAGCGAGAGCTGCTGTCGACGATTTTTGCCGCAATGGAGGGCAAGACGCTGATCTGGGTGACCCATCATCTCGTCGGCGCAGAGCGGATGGACGAGGTGATTTTTATGGAGAACGGCAGAGTCGAAATGCGCGGAACCCACGCCGAGCTGATGGCTTCCAAGCCCCGCTACCGCAGATTGTATGAGCTGGACCGGCCGGGGTATGCGGCGCAGCGCGCCTCTTCGGCCAATTAA
- the cydD gene encoding thiol reductant ABC exporter subunit CydD, protein MDRNLLGYKGVRPVFLAVGFLTLVQSLSILLLATSLAEIISALFAGNPLKEQWGTALLFLLAFLVRHACGLLMSSISYRFAEKTGSAMRREMMDRLFRLGPRMAGDQGTGTLVTLVLEGVTKFRTYLELIIPRMVGMAVTPALLLVYVYMQDRMSGIILTVTMPILIVFMILIGMTARKQMDRQLESYRTLSNHFVDSLRGLETLKFLGRSKDHSQAIADVSDRYRSATMRTLRVAFLSSFALDFFTMLSVASVAVSLGLRLVNGEMTLVTGLMILILAPEYFLPVRLVGADFHATLDGKEAGEAMKSIIDRETVKAVALEHSAPSSSESVAGDEGRSEDRSGEAGTAYASSAVGKPGPNPSGGGKAGASGPDLSALPDSVFAWTGSSTLSLQGIGIRHEEDGPSSLEEISLQFTGTGTIGIIGESGAGKSTLIDVLAGFLHPGGGSITVNGCKVSSLTDDAWRCQTSYIPQRPYIFSGTLADNVRFYYPEASLEAVTGAVAAAGLSPLADSLPDGLNEMIGGGGRSLSGGQEQRVALARALLSSRPIMLLDEPTAHLDIETEYELKETMLPLFEGKLVFLATHRLHWMADMDVIIVMKQGRVAEVGTHQELLERKGTYYELVVAQLEGIH, encoded by the coding sequence ATGGATAGAAATTTGCTTGGGTATAAAGGAGTGAGGCCGGTCTTTCTGGCGGTGGGCTTCCTTACCCTGGTGCAAAGCTTGTCCATCCTGCTGCTGGCCACGTCGCTGGCAGAAATTATCTCCGCGCTGTTCGCGGGCAATCCGCTGAAGGAACAATGGGGCACTGCGCTATTGTTCCTTCTTGCGTTTCTGGTGCGGCATGCCTGCGGACTGCTGATGAGCAGCATCTCGTATCGGTTCGCCGAGAAGACGGGCAGCGCCATGCGGCGTGAGATGATGGACAGGCTGTTCCGGCTGGGGCCGAGAATGGCTGGGGATCAGGGAACGGGAACCCTGGTGACGCTTGTTCTGGAGGGTGTCACCAAGTTCCGCACCTATTTGGAGCTGATCATTCCGCGGATGGTCGGAATGGCGGTAACGCCTGCGCTGCTGCTTGTTTATGTGTATATGCAGGACCGCATGAGCGGCATCATTCTAACCGTGACGATGCCGATCCTTATTGTGTTCATGATTCTGATCGGCATGACGGCGCGGAAGCAAATGGACCGGCAACTGGAATCATATCGCACGCTGTCCAATCATTTTGTGGACTCGCTGCGGGGGCTTGAGACGCTGAAGTTTCTTGGCCGCAGCAAGGACCACAGCCAGGCCATCGCCGATGTAAGCGACCGCTACCGCTCGGCAACGATGCGGACGCTGCGGGTCGCGTTTCTGTCCTCGTTCGCGCTTGATTTCTTCACCATGCTGTCCGTTGCTTCCGTGGCCGTCAGTCTCGGTCTGCGGCTGGTGAACGGCGAAATGACACTTGTAACGGGGCTGATGATCCTGATTCTCGCACCGGAGTATTTCCTGCCGGTTCGGCTCGTCGGCGCCGACTTCCACGCCACGCTCGACGGCAAGGAGGCTGGCGAAGCGATGAAGAGCATCATCGACCGGGAGACGGTCAAGGCGGTGGCGTTGGAGCATTCGGCGCCATCTTCTTCGGAATCTGTGGCAGGAGATGAGGGGCGGTCGGAAGACCGCTCCGGGGAAGCGGGTACGGCGTATGCCTCGTCGGCGGTGGGTAAACCGGGTCCGAATCCGTCTGGCGGCGGGAAAGCAGGAGCCTCCGGTCCTGACCTTTCGGCATTGCCGGATTCCGTATTTGCCTGGACCGGCAGCAGTACGCTGTCTCTCCAAGGTATCGGCATACGGCATGAAGAAGACGGCCCTTCCTCGCTGGAGGAGATTAGTTTGCAGTTCACCGGCACCGGCACAATCGGCATCATCGGCGAGAGCGGCGCCGGTAAGTCGACACTGATCGATGTGCTTGCCGGGTTTTTGCATCCGGGAGGGGGCAGTATAACGGTTAACGGCTGCAAGGTGAGCTCGCTGACCGACGACGCGTGGCGGTGCCAGACGTCGTATATTCCGCAGCGTCCGTACATTTTCAGCGGAACATTGGCGGATAATGTCCGGTTCTACTACCCGGAGGCTTCGCTGGAAGCCGTCACTGGGGCGGTCGCTGCCGCCGGATTGTCGCCGCTTGCCGACTCGCTGCCTGACGGATTGAATGAAATGATCGGCGGAGGAGGACGCTCCTTAAGCGGCGGTCAGGAGCAGCGGGTCGCGCTGGCGCGGGCTCTGCTGAGCAGCCGTCCGATCATGCTGCTGGATGAACCGACCGCGCATCTGGATATTGAGACGGAATATGAGCTGAAGGAAACGATGCTGCCGCTGTTTGAGGGCAAGCTCGTCTTTCTGGCTACGCACCGTCTGCATTGGATGGCGGACATGGACGTTATTATTGTCATGAAGCAGGGCAGAGTTGCCGAAGTGGGCACCCATCAGGAGCTGCTTGAACGCAAAGGAACCTATTACGAGCTTGTAGTAGCGCAACTGGAGGGGATTCATTGA
- the cydB gene encoding cytochrome d ubiquinol oxidase subunit II has protein sequence MLSLNELWFVLIAVLFVGFFFLEGFDFGVGMQSQMLPKDEKQRRVMINSIGPFWDANEVWLITGAGAMFAAFPEWYATLFSGFYVPFVFALFGLILRGVAFEYRGKAESAGWRTTWDLSILIGSFLPPFLLAIVFASFIKGLPIDGDMQMHAAFFGDIVNVYTVLAGVAVVLMCNIHGLLFTALRTFGELQERARKRARALLLPTGVVLLAFVIMTYFQTDIFDVRGALLWAIVVLGLVAFLLAGYFSKKKRDGWAFGMTGAVLGLSVISVFVGLFPRVMVSSLGEAYNLTITNAASGHYSLKVMTIVALTMLPFVLGYQIWSYFIFHKRLSDRETLEY, from the coding sequence ATGCTCTCACTTAATGAACTTTGGTTTGTTCTGATTGCGGTTCTCTTCGTCGGATTCTTCTTCCTGGAAGGCTTCGACTTCGGTGTGGGAATGCAGTCTCAAATGCTCCCGAAGGATGAAAAGCAGCGCCGGGTGATGATTAACTCCATCGGCCCTTTCTGGGATGCGAACGAAGTATGGCTGATTACCGGGGCGGGTGCGATGTTCGCCGCTTTCCCCGAATGGTACGCGACGCTGTTCAGCGGATTTTATGTACCGTTTGTATTCGCTCTGTTCGGTCTGATTCTTCGGGGGGTGGCCTTTGAATACAGAGGCAAAGCTGAGTCCGCCGGCTGGAGAACGACTTGGGATCTATCCATCCTGATCGGCAGCTTCCTTCCGCCTTTCCTGCTCGCCATAGTGTTTGCGAGCTTTATCAAAGGCCTGCCGATTGACGGCGACATGCAGATGCATGCGGCTTTCTTCGGCGATATCGTCAATGTCTATACCGTGCTGGCCGGTGTTGCGGTCGTTCTGATGTGCAACATCCACGGCCTCCTATTCACGGCGCTTCGCACCTTCGGCGAGCTTCAGGAACGGGCGCGCAAACGGGCGCGTGCTCTGCTGCTGCCGACGGGCGTAGTGCTGCTGGCTTTTGTCATCATGACTTACTTCCAGACGGATATCTTCGACGTGCGCGGTGCGCTGCTGTGGGCTATTGTGGTGCTGGGGCTGGTCGCCTTCTTGCTGGCGGGTTATTTCAGTAAGAAGAAGCGTGACGGCTGGGCGTTCGGCATGACCGGCGCGGTATTGGGCCTCTCGGTAATCTCCGTATTCGTCGGCCTGTTCCCCCGGGTTATGGTCAGCTCGCTTGGCGAAGCTTACAACTTAACTATTACGAACGCCGCATCCGGTCATTATTCGCTTAAAGTGATGACGATCGTGGCGCTGACCATGCTGCCGTTCGTGCTGGGCTATCAGATCTGGAGCTATTTTATCTTCCATAAACGGCTTAGCGATAGGGAGACTCTTGAATATTAA